The following coding sequences lie in one Syngnathus scovelli strain Florida chromosome 1, RoL_Ssco_1.2, whole genome shotgun sequence genomic window:
- the map4k2 gene encoding mitogen-activated protein kinase kinase kinase kinase 2 isoform X1 → MEQIGVSFLDPLDDYELIHRIGCGTYGDVFKARNIRTSELAAIKIVKLDPCDDITSIQQEITMMRECKHKNIVAYFGSYHRNTKLWICMEYCGGGSLQDIYHVTGPLKEKQIAYVCRETLQGLYHLHETGKMHRDIKGANILLTERGDVKLADFGVAAEISASVAKRKSFIGTPYWMAPEVAAVEKKGGYNHLCDIWAVGITAIELAELQPPMFDLHPMRALMLMSKSSFQPPKLKEKTKWSPGFQSFVKMALIKNPRKRPSAETLLQHPFVTQLLTRKLVMELLDTANNPELHASHNMDDNELEIGLQAPDKIQSAGKHLPVERTVSEEQFGQVTFGPPLRKVTEPYPDLSSYDDDWSLSGDEDDSPSLLECVEQALQLRSLTIKRAPSTDGGRKSGLFSPTTASLPAFCSLSVNASGDKDVTERPSCTLGPDASIAPDSTAAVLARCSATQDIRQRCSDPCLPAGGAVTTERRKSSAEKETPLSPEWSTLRKKTEESRADFHGLPPTPQVHMGACFSKVFNGCPLKIHCAVTWIFPRTRDQYLILGAEEGIYTLNLNELHEDTLEKLFPQRCTWLYVMNNVLMSVSGKSSQLYSHSLSALFEQKGHLSKKHGSLSLGTSRFADKIGTRKFALSVKIPDTKGCRRCSVARNPYTDSTFLCGAVPSGLVLLLWYEPLQKFMHLKHLATKLPDSLAIFELLVLVTDEFPQLCVGVRDCADGNLKFDIVELNGTPISEPENGAVKAVQVTQLDRDSVLIAFEKSVKIVNLQGLPSKELAAEMVFDFPIETLVCLQDSVLAFWKHGLKGRSFHSNEVTQEITDESRVFRVLGTNRDIILQSTPTDEPSALSNVYILTGHESSY, encoded by the exons atGGAGCAAATCGGGGTGTCATTCCTCGACCCGTTGGACGACTACGAGCTCATCCACCGGATCGGGTGCGGCACCTACGGGGACGTTTTCAAG GCTCGCAACATCCGAACATCGGAACTGGCCGCCATCAAGATCGTCAAGCTGGACCCAT GTGATGACATTACGTCCATCCAGCAGGAAATCACCATGATGAGGGAATGCAAGCACAAGAACATCGTGGCCTACTTTGGCAGCTACCACAG GAACACCAAACTGTGGATCTGCATGGAATACTGTGGGGGAGGCTCTCTTCAGGACATCTACCATG TGACAGGCCCATTAAAGGAGAAACAGATTGCGTATGTGTGCAGAGAAACCCTCCAG GGTTTGTACCACTTGCATGAAACGGGCAAAATGCATCGAGACATCAAG GGCGCCAACATTCTTTTGACAGAGCGAGGAGACGTCAAATTGG CGGATTTCGGGGTGGCGGCAGAGATCAGCGCCTCTGTGGCCAAAAGGAAGTCGTTCATCGGGACGCCCTACTG GATGGCTCCAGAGGTGGCGGCAGTGGAGAAGAAGGGCGGCTACAACCACCTGTGCGACATCTGGGCCGTGGGTATCACTGCCATCGAACTGGCCGAGCTCCAGCCCCCCATGTTCGACCTCCACCCGATGAG AGCTTTGATGCTGATGTCCAAGAGCAGCTTCCAACCACCAAAACTGAAGGAAAAAACCAAATG GTCGCCGGGTTTCCAAAGCTTCGTCAAGATGGCGCTCATCAAAAATCCTCGGAAAAGGCCGTCCGCTGAGACGCTACTACAG CATCCGTTCGTGACACAATTGCTGACCCGCAAGCTGGTCATGGAGCTGCTGGACACTGCCAACAACCCCGAGCTGCACGCCTCGCACAACATGGACGACAACGAGCTGGAG ATCGGTCTCCAAGCTCCGGACAAGATCCAGTCGGCAGGGAAACACCTACCTGTCGAGAGAACCGTGTCTGAAGAACAAT TTGGCCAAGTGACGTTTGGGCCACCGCTGAGGAAAGTCACGGAACCTTATCCTGATCTG AGCTCGTACGACGACGACTGGAGCTTGTCTGGGGATGAAGACGACTCACC GAGCCTGCTGGAATGTGTGGAGCAAGCTTTGCAGCTGAG gaGTTTAACCATAAAGAGGGCGCCATCTACTGAT GGAGGAAGGAAGAGTGGTCTATTCAGTCCCACGACCGCCTCCTTGCCCGCATTTTGCTCTTTAAGCGTCAACGCAAGCGGGGACAAAGACGTGACGGAGAGGCCGAGCTGTACGTTGGGCCCGGACGCTTCCATTGCGCCCGACTCGACCG CCGCCGTCTTGGCCCGGTGCTCGGCCACACAGGACATCAGGCAGCGCTGCAGTGACCCGTGTCTGCCAGCGGGGGGTGCTGTGACGACAGAGAGGAGGAAATCCAGCGCTGAAAAAGAGACTCCCCTCTCACCTGAATGGAGCACACTCAGGAAAAAGACGGAGGAATCT AGGGCAGATTTTCATGGACTTCCTCCCACCCCTCAAGTGCAT ATGGGGGCTTGCTTTTCCAAAGTCTTCAACGGCTGCCCTCTCAAAATCCACTGTGCCGTCACCTGGATTTTTCCCAGGACGAGAG ACCAGTATCTGATTCTTGGGGCAGAGGAGGGAATCTACACACTCAACCTGAATGAACTTCATGAAGATACACTGGAGAAG CTGTTCCCCCAGCGATGCACATGGCTGTACGTGATGAACAACGTGCTGATGTCCGTGTCAG GAAAATCGTCCCAGCTTTATTCCCACAGTCTGAGCGCCCTGTTTGAGCAGAAGGGACATTTGTCGAAAAAACACGGAAGTCTGTCGCTCGGCACCAGCCGTTTCGCCGACAAGATCGGCACTAG AAAGTTTGCCTTATCCGTGAAGATCCCCGACACAAAAGGATGCAGGAGGTGCAGTGTCG CTCGAAACCCGTACACGGACAGTACTTTTTTATGCGGAGCCGTTCCGTCCGGCCTCGTTCTGCTCTTGTGGTACGAGCCTCTCCAAAAGTTCATGCACCTCAAG CACCTCGCAACGAAGCTCCCCGACAGCCTGGCTATATttgagctgctggtgttggtcaccGACGAATTCCCCCAGTTGTGCGTGGGGGTGAGGGACTGCGCCGACGGCAACCTCAAGTTTGATATCGTCGAGCTGAACGGCACGCCCATTTCAGAGCCCG AAAACGGGGCCGTCAAGGCCGTACAGGTCACCCAGTTGGACCGAGACAGCGTTCTCATCGCATTTGAAA AAAGCGTCAAGATTGTAAACCTACAAGGCCTTCCGTCCAAGGAGCTCGCTGCTGAAATGGTGTTTGACTTCCCCATTGAAACTCTCg TTTGCTTGCAGGACAGTGTGCTGGCTTTTTGGAAGCACGGCCTGAAAGGAAGGAGCTTTCACTCAAACGAG GTAACACAAGAAATTACAGACGAGAGTCGAGTATTTCGAGTTTTGGGAACAAACAG AGACATCATCCTTCAGAGCACACCGACCGACGAGCCCTCAGCGCTGAGTAACGTCTACATTTTGACAGGCCATGAAAGCAGTTATTGA
- the LOC125983883 gene encoding macrosialin — protein MMDRGVTPSVVVFVSLPHYTTCIYPGTMKSSLIILSCCIVSALSLARHGKPPATVAPAQGFSPKPDPSTTGKLTTPAANATTGCVSTTTSATTTLAPITNTTSPAPITNTTSPAPITNTTSPAPIANTTSPAPITNTTSPAPITNTTSPAPITNTTTVRPTVTPPKPNPPADLIAGDYRLMKDKIVCLMAHVALQLRLETPKASGTFVVQPNKTRAVGECRENRANLTLVFKEGFITFMFNKSSAENIAYVDTLLFNLTYPLSNVSGHYAAANISLRAFPAKIGHSYACRSDSVFMGNGLYLDVKDDRMQAFNLTPSGEFGVTDHCAADQPDYRVAIGVGVTLLVLILVVVVVYLLGRKRRTDGYQSL, from the exons ATGATg GACCGAGGCGTCACTCCGTCGGTCGTTGTCTTCGTGAGCCTGCCACATTATACCACCTGCATCTATCCTGGAACCATGAAAAGTTCACTTATCATTCTTTCTTGCTGTATCGTTTcag CTCTGTCTCTTGCGCGACATGGAAAGCCCCCAGCGACCGTGGCTCCCGCTCAAGGATTTTCTCCAAAACCTGACCCTAGCACAACGGGCAAGCTGACTACACCGGCCGCCAACGCCACAACCGGTTGTGTTTCCACGACAACCAGCGCAACAACCACTCTCGCACCCATCACTAACACGACCTCACCCGCACCCATCACTAACACGACCTCACCCGCACCCATCACTAACACGACTTCACCCGCACCCATCGCTAACACGACCTCACCCGCACCCATCACTAACACGACTTCACCCGCACCCATCACTAACACGACCTCACCAGCACCCATCACCAATACGACCACCGTGCGTCCCACCGTGACTCCACCCAAGCCCAACCCGCCTGCCGACTTGATTGCGGGAGACTACCGGCTAATGAAGGACAAAATCGTTTGCCTGATGGCCCATGTGGCCCTGCAGCTCCGACTCGAGACACCaaag GCCAGCGGGACGTTCGTCGTGCAGCCCAATAAGACCCGAGCCGTTGGAGAGTGTCGGGAGAACCGAGCCAACCTCACGCTGGTCTTCAAGGAGGGTTTCATCACCTTCATGTTCAACAAG AGCTCCGCCGAAAATATCGCCTACGTCGACACTTTGCTGTTCAACCTCACCTACCCCTTGAGCAACG TCAGCGGCCATTATGCCGCCGCCAACATATCATTGCGCGCCTTCCCCGCCAAGATTGGCCACTCGTACGCGTGCAGGAGCGACTCTGTCTTCATGGGAAACGGTTTATATCTGGACGTCAAGGATGACCGCATGCAGGCCTTCAATCTGACCCCGAGCGGCGAATTTGGCGTCA CCGACCACTGCGCGGCCGACCAGCCCGATTATCGCGTGGCCATCGGGGTGGGCGTGACGCTGCTGGTGCTGatcttggtggtggtggtggtctaTCTGCTGGGCCGCAAGAGGAGGACGGACGGCTACCAGTCACTGTGA
- the map4k2 gene encoding mitogen-activated protein kinase kinase kinase kinase 2 isoform X2, whose translation MEQIGVSFLDPLDDYELIHRIGCGTYGDVFKARNIRTSELAAIKIVKLDPCDDITSIQQEITMMRECKHKNIVAYFGSYHRNTKLWICMEYCGGGSLQDIYHVTGPLKEKQIAYVCRETLQGLYHLHETGKMHRDIKGANILLTERGDVKLADFGVAAEISASVAKRKSFIGTPYWMAPEVAAVEKKGGYNHLCDIWAVGITAIELAELQPPMFDLHPMRALMLMSKSSFQPPKLKEKTKWSPGFQSFVKMALIKNPRKRPSAETLLQHPFVTQLLTRKLVMELLDTANNPELHASHNMDDNELEIGLQAPDKIQSAGKHLPVERTVSEEQFGQVTFGPPLRKVTEPYPDLSSYDDDWSLSGDEDDSPSLTIKRAPSTDGGRKSGLFSPTTASLPAFCSLSVNASGDKDVTERPSCTLGPDASIAPDSTAAVLARCSATQDIRQRCSDPCLPAGGAVTTERRKSSAEKETPLSPEWSTLRKKTEESRADFHGLPPTPQVHMGACFSKVFNGCPLKIHCAVTWIFPRTRDQYLILGAEEGIYTLNLNELHEDTLEKLFPQRCTWLYVMNNVLMSVSGKSSQLYSHSLSALFEQKGHLSKKHGSLSLGTSRFADKIGTRKFALSVKIPDTKGCRRCSVARNPYTDSTFLCGAVPSGLVLLLWYEPLQKFMHLKHLATKLPDSLAIFELLVLVTDEFPQLCVGVRDCADGNLKFDIVELNGTPISEPENGAVKAVQVTQLDRDSVLIAFEKSVKIVNLQGLPSKELAAEMVFDFPIETLVCLQDSVLAFWKHGLKGRSFHSNEVTQEITDESRVFRVLGTNRDIILQSTPTDEPSALSNVYILTGHESSY comes from the exons atGGAGCAAATCGGGGTGTCATTCCTCGACCCGTTGGACGACTACGAGCTCATCCACCGGATCGGGTGCGGCACCTACGGGGACGTTTTCAAG GCTCGCAACATCCGAACATCGGAACTGGCCGCCATCAAGATCGTCAAGCTGGACCCAT GTGATGACATTACGTCCATCCAGCAGGAAATCACCATGATGAGGGAATGCAAGCACAAGAACATCGTGGCCTACTTTGGCAGCTACCACAG GAACACCAAACTGTGGATCTGCATGGAATACTGTGGGGGAGGCTCTCTTCAGGACATCTACCATG TGACAGGCCCATTAAAGGAGAAACAGATTGCGTATGTGTGCAGAGAAACCCTCCAG GGTTTGTACCACTTGCATGAAACGGGCAAAATGCATCGAGACATCAAG GGCGCCAACATTCTTTTGACAGAGCGAGGAGACGTCAAATTGG CGGATTTCGGGGTGGCGGCAGAGATCAGCGCCTCTGTGGCCAAAAGGAAGTCGTTCATCGGGACGCCCTACTG GATGGCTCCAGAGGTGGCGGCAGTGGAGAAGAAGGGCGGCTACAACCACCTGTGCGACATCTGGGCCGTGGGTATCACTGCCATCGAACTGGCCGAGCTCCAGCCCCCCATGTTCGACCTCCACCCGATGAG AGCTTTGATGCTGATGTCCAAGAGCAGCTTCCAACCACCAAAACTGAAGGAAAAAACCAAATG GTCGCCGGGTTTCCAAAGCTTCGTCAAGATGGCGCTCATCAAAAATCCTCGGAAAAGGCCGTCCGCTGAGACGCTACTACAG CATCCGTTCGTGACACAATTGCTGACCCGCAAGCTGGTCATGGAGCTGCTGGACACTGCCAACAACCCCGAGCTGCACGCCTCGCACAACATGGACGACAACGAGCTGGAG ATCGGTCTCCAAGCTCCGGACAAGATCCAGTCGGCAGGGAAACACCTACCTGTCGAGAGAACCGTGTCTGAAGAACAAT TTGGCCAAGTGACGTTTGGGCCACCGCTGAGGAAAGTCACGGAACCTTATCCTGATCTG AGCTCGTACGACGACGACTGGAGCTTGTCTGGGGATGAAGACGACTCACC gaGTTTAACCATAAAGAGGGCGCCATCTACTGAT GGAGGAAGGAAGAGTGGTCTATTCAGTCCCACGACCGCCTCCTTGCCCGCATTTTGCTCTTTAAGCGTCAACGCAAGCGGGGACAAAGACGTGACGGAGAGGCCGAGCTGTACGTTGGGCCCGGACGCTTCCATTGCGCCCGACTCGACCG CCGCCGTCTTGGCCCGGTGCTCGGCCACACAGGACATCAGGCAGCGCTGCAGTGACCCGTGTCTGCCAGCGGGGGGTGCTGTGACGACAGAGAGGAGGAAATCCAGCGCTGAAAAAGAGACTCCCCTCTCACCTGAATGGAGCACACTCAGGAAAAAGACGGAGGAATCT AGGGCAGATTTTCATGGACTTCCTCCCACCCCTCAAGTGCAT ATGGGGGCTTGCTTTTCCAAAGTCTTCAACGGCTGCCCTCTCAAAATCCACTGTGCCGTCACCTGGATTTTTCCCAGGACGAGAG ACCAGTATCTGATTCTTGGGGCAGAGGAGGGAATCTACACACTCAACCTGAATGAACTTCATGAAGATACACTGGAGAAG CTGTTCCCCCAGCGATGCACATGGCTGTACGTGATGAACAACGTGCTGATGTCCGTGTCAG GAAAATCGTCCCAGCTTTATTCCCACAGTCTGAGCGCCCTGTTTGAGCAGAAGGGACATTTGTCGAAAAAACACGGAAGTCTGTCGCTCGGCACCAGCCGTTTCGCCGACAAGATCGGCACTAG AAAGTTTGCCTTATCCGTGAAGATCCCCGACACAAAAGGATGCAGGAGGTGCAGTGTCG CTCGAAACCCGTACACGGACAGTACTTTTTTATGCGGAGCCGTTCCGTCCGGCCTCGTTCTGCTCTTGTGGTACGAGCCTCTCCAAAAGTTCATGCACCTCAAG CACCTCGCAACGAAGCTCCCCGACAGCCTGGCTATATttgagctgctggtgttggtcaccGACGAATTCCCCCAGTTGTGCGTGGGGGTGAGGGACTGCGCCGACGGCAACCTCAAGTTTGATATCGTCGAGCTGAACGGCACGCCCATTTCAGAGCCCG AAAACGGGGCCGTCAAGGCCGTACAGGTCACCCAGTTGGACCGAGACAGCGTTCTCATCGCATTTGAAA AAAGCGTCAAGATTGTAAACCTACAAGGCCTTCCGTCCAAGGAGCTCGCTGCTGAAATGGTGTTTGACTTCCCCATTGAAACTCTCg TTTGCTTGCAGGACAGTGTGCTGGCTTTTTGGAAGCACGGCCTGAAAGGAAGGAGCTTTCACTCAAACGAG GTAACACAAGAAATTACAGACGAGAGTCGAGTATTTCGAGTTTTGGGAACAAACAG AGACATCATCCTTCAGAGCACACCGACCGACGAGCCCTCAGCGCTGAGTAACGTCTACATTTTGACAGGCCATGAAAGCAGTTATTGA
- the men1 gene encoding menin translates to MGLHSSQKKHFPLRGIDGVVQLFDAELRKSEPDLALLSLVLGFVEHFLAVNRVVPVNVPGVRFEPLEPECPNSCFPTVELGMISALYERFTAQIRGAVDLSQYRRTAGGSSRELVKKVSDVIWNSLSRSYFKDRAHIQSLFSLITGTKLDSSGVAFAVVAACQVLALKDVHLALSEDHAWVIFGKSGEETAEVTWHGKGNEDRRGQTVAAGVNEKSWLYLKGSYMKCDRNMEVAFMVCAINPSLDLHTDSSELLQLQQKLLWLLYERGDLDRYPMAMGTLADLEDQDPMPGKESPLEIHLKAVGSAQKYYNNEHIYPYMYLAGFHYRHRNVRDALRAWADAAQVMQDFNYFREDEEIYKEFFDIANDVIPTLLKETAAAAESPSDGADAGEAEQPKQQQAAAFSALQDPECFAHLLCFYDGICKWEEGSPTPVLHVGWATYLVQSLSRFDAQVRQKVSIIIKEPECQDEDDASSEDPWEGRRRVPRRESKLEEQNSPLPGAPTSPASQGAPSAPKKATEGGARRRSEGKPRSPDAAALSPQPLHPPAPVVAFQSEKMKGMKELLRAAKVNSSAIKLQLTAQSQVQMKRQKSTPPGDYSMSFMKRQRKSL, encoded by the exons ATGGGTTTGCACTCATCCCAGAAGAAGCATTTCCCCCTGCGGGGGATTGACGGTGTCGTTCAGCTTTTCGACGCTGAGCTCCGCAAGTCCGAGCCGGACCTGGCCCTCCTCTCTCTGGTCCTGGGCTTCGTCGAGCACTTCCTGGCCGTGAACCGCGTGGTGCCCGTCAACGTTCCCGGCGTGCGTTTCGAGCCGCTGGAGCCCGAATGCCCCAACTCGTGTTTCCCCACCGTGGAGCTCGGCATGATCTCGGCGCTGTACGAGCGCTTCACGGCGCAGATCCGCGGGGCCGTGGACCTGTCCCAGTACAGGAGGACTGCGGGCGGGTCCAGTCGAGAGCTGGTGAAGAAGGTGTCCGACGTGATTTGGAACAGCCTCAGTCGCTCGTACTTCAAAGACCGCGCCCACATCCAGTCTCTCTTCAGCCTCATCACCG GGACCAAACTGGACAGCTCGGGGGTGGCCTTTGCGGTGGTGGCGGCCTGCCAGGTCCTGGCCCTGAAGGACGTACACCTGGCCTTGTCCGAGGACCACGCCTGGGTCATCTTCGGCAAGAGCGGCGAAGAGACGGCCGAGGTCACGTGGCACGGCAAGGGCAACGAAGACCGGCGAGGGCAGACGGTCGCGGCGGGTGTCAACGAGAAG AGTTGGCTCTACTTGAAGGGCTCCTACATGAAGTGTGACCGCAACATGGAGGTGGCTTTCATGGTGTGCGCCATCAACCCTTCACTGGACCTGCACACCGACAGCTCAGAGCTGCTGCAGCTTCAGCAG AAACTACTGTGGCTCCTCTATGAACGAGGGGACCTGGACAG GTATCCTATGGCAATGGGGACTCTGGCGGACTTGGAAGACCAGGATCCGATGCCGGGCAAGGAGAGCCCACTGGAAATCCACCTCAAG GCCGTGGGTTCGGCCCAGAAGTATTACAACAACGAGCACATCTACCCCTACATGTACTTGGCCGGCTTCCACTACAGGCACAGGAACGTGCGGGACGCGCTGAGGGCCTGGGCCGACGCCGCCCAGGTCATGCAGGA CTTCAACTACTTCCGCGAGGACGAGGAGATCTACAAGGAGTTCTTTGACATCGCCAACGACGTCATTCCCACTCTGCTCAAGGagacggccgccgccgccgagagTCCCTCGGACGGCGCCGACGCGGGAGAAGCG GAGCAACCGAAGCAGCAGCAGGCCGCGGCTTTCTCGGCACTGCAGGACCCGGAATGCTTCGCCCACCTGCTATGCTTCTACGACGGCATCTGCAAGTGGGAGGAGGGCAGCCCCACGCCGGTGCTGCACGTGGGCTGGGCTACCTACCTGGTCCAGTCCCTCAGCCGCTTCGACGCGCAG GTGCGCCAAAAAGTGTCCATCATCATCAAAGAGCCCGAGTGCCAAGACGAGGATGATGCGTCCAGCGAGGACCCGTGGGAGGGGCGCAGGCGAGTCCCCCGCAGGGAGTCCAAGCTGGAGGAGCAGAACTCCCCCCTCCCCGGCGCCCCCACCTCCCCGGCCTCCCAGGGGGCGCCCTCCGCGCCCAAGAAAGCGACAGAGGGCGGCGCCCGCCGCCGCTCGGAGGGGAAGCCGAGGTCGCCCGATGCGGCGGCGCTCTCCCCTCAACCGCTCCACCCGCCCGCCCCCGTGGTGGCCTTCCAGAGCGAGAAGATGAAGGGCATGAAGGAGCTGCTGCGTGCCGCCAAGGTCAACTCCAGCGCCATCAAGCTGCAGCTCACCGCCCAGTCTCAGGTCCAGATGAAAAGGCAGAAGAGCACGCCGCCGGGCGATTACTCCATGTCCTTCATGAAGAGGCAGCGCAAGTCGCTGTAG
- the ing2 gene encoding inhibitor of growth protein 2, which translates to MLGHHYPNADKSQQLASYVEDYLECVESLPLDIQRNVSVLREIDAKYQEVLKEVDEVFEKYKAERDGAQRKRLQVQLQRALIVSQELGDEKIHVVTQMTELVENRSRQMDSHSLCLQEPCDPERMVTERRANVQEPPVAAAAPAAAATAVERASARRPRRQRNSESRDSSHPSANGSVADDVADEPSVPLPREKKSKSAKKKKRKSKQERDASPVDFAIDPNEPTYCLCEQVSYGEMIGCDNEQCPIEWFHFSCVGLTYKPKGKWYCPKCRGDNEKTMDKSLDKNRKDRRSR; encoded by the exons ATGTTAGGCCACCACTACCCGAATGCTGACAAGTCGCAGCAACTGGCCAGCTACGTGGAGGATTATCTGGAATGCGTGGAATCCCTGCCTTTGGATATACAAAGAAATGTTTCTGTGCTGCGGGAAATCGACGCCAAGTATCAAG AAGTTCTGAAGGAGGTGGATGAAGTCTTTGAGAAGTACAAGGCTGAGCGGGATGGCGCTCAGAGAAAACGCCTGCAAGTCCAGCTGCAACGGGCACTCATCGTCAGCCAGGAGCTGGGCGATGAGAAAATCCACGTGGTGACCCAGATGACCGAGCTGGTGGAGAACCGCTCGCGCCAGATGGATTCCCACTCCCTGTGCCTCCAGGAGCCCTGCGATCCCGAGCGTATGGTGACGGAGAGGCGCGCCAACGTCCAGGAGCCCCCAGTCgctgccgccgccccagctgccgccgccaccgccgtggAACGCGCCTCGGCCCGCCGGCCGAGACGCCAGCGTAACAGCGAGAGCCGAGACTCCAGCCACCCGTCGGCCAACGGTTCCGTGGCGGACGACGTTGCCGACGAGCCGTCCGTCCCGCTTCCCAGAGAGAAGAAGTCCAAGTCGGCCAAGAAAAAGAAGCGCAAGTCCAAGCAGGAGCGGGACGCTTCGCCGGTGGATTTCGCCATCGACCCCAACGAGCCCACCTACTGCTTGTGCGAGCAGGTGTCTTACGGCGAAATGATCGGCTGTGACAACGAGCAGTGCCCCATCGAGTGGTTCCACTTCTCCTGCGTGGGGCTGACCTACAAACCTAAGGGCAAGTGGTACTGTCCCAAATGTCGGGGGGACAATGAAAAGACTATGGACAAAAGTCTGGACAAGAAC